The Methylomarinum sp. Ch1-1 genome contains the following window.
GCGGCCGGCCGCCAACACATGGTCGAGACCGCCGTAACCGATGTCGTAGCCCCAGCCGTCGCCGCCGACGATCCAGACACTGCGCTTGATCAGCGTGTCGGCGACGGCGAGTAATCGCGCCGCAGCATCGTCATTCAAGGCTTGCAGTCGTTGCTTCAATACCCCGACCCGTTCGCGTTGTTCGTAGATGCCGGCCTCATCCTGCTGTTCGGCGGCTAGTATCCCATCGGTCAGCTCCGCGCCGACTTCATCGCGCAACGTCAGCAACAATTCGGCGGCATATTGCCGTTGCTTGTCGATCGCGACGCGCATGCCCAGACCGAATTCGGCATTGTCTTCGAACAGCGAATTCGACCAGGCCGGTCCACGGCCTTCGTGATTTTTACTCCACGGCGTGGTCGGCAGATTGCCACCGTAAATCGACGAGCATCCGGTGGCGTTGGCGACCACCATGCGGTCGCCGAACAACTGTGTCGCCAGCCGCAGATAAGGGGTTTCGCCGCAGCCGGCGCAGGCGCTGGGAAATTCGAACAACGGCTGCAAGTGCATGGCTTCGGGAATCTTGTTGTGGTGCAGCGCAGTGCGGTCATACTCTTCGATGTTTTCGAAAAAACGCCAGTTGACGCTTTCCTGTTCGCGCAGCGGCGGCTGCGGCTTCATGTTGACGGCCTTGCGCTCCGGATTTTCGCGGTCCCGAATCGGACAGACATCGACGCACAAGGTGCAACCGGTACAGTCCTCCGGCGACACCTGATAACTAACCTGTAGATCGGGGAAGGCCTTACTCAACAGCGGCACATGCTTAAAGCTTTCCGGCGCATCCTCGACCTGCTCCGCGGTGAAAATCTTGCTGCGGATCACGCTGTGCGGACAGACAAACACGCATTTGCCGCACTGGGTACAGATGTCGGGTTCCCAAACCGGAATCTCCAGCGCCAGATTGCGCTTGTCCCAGCGCGAGGTGCCGGTCGCGAAAGTACCGTCGGCGGCAAATTCGCTGACCGGCACGCTATCGCCGCGCCCCGCCATCAATTCGGCGGTGACCCGTTTGATCGCTTCCGGGGCATAATCCGGCACAGGCGACGGCATGTCGAAATCGCTATCCACTTCGCCCGGCACCTCGACCCGATGCAAATTGGCCAGCGCCTCGTCTATCGCCATCAGGTTGGCGTCGACGATGCGCTTGCCGGCCTTGACATAGGTTTTCTGCACGGCTTGTTTGATCGCGGCTATCGCTTCTTGTTCAGGGATGATGTCGGCCAACGCGAAAAAACAGCTTTGCATGATCGTGTTGATCAGCCGTCCGAGACCGCAAGACTGGGCGATCGCATAGGCGTCGATCGTATAGAAGGCGATGTTCTTGTCGATGATCGCGGCCTGCATACCGCGCGGCAACGAAGCCCACACCCGATCCGCCGGTAGCGGTGAATTGAGCAGGAAGGTCGCGCCGGACGCAGCCTTATCCAACATCGGATAACGCTCCAGAAAAATCGATTGATGGCAGGCGACAAAGCCGGCCTCGTCATCGCCGATCAAATAGCTGGAGCGGATTCTTTCGCTGCCGAAACGCAAATGCGATACCGTTACCGCACCGGCCTTGCGGGAGTCGTAAACGAAATAACCTTGGGCGTAGCCCTGGGTTTTATTGCCGATGATCTTGATCGAGTTTTTATTGGCGCTGACCGTGCCGTCGCTGCCCAAGCCGTAAAAAACCGCGTTCACGGCGTTTTTACTGGCATCGGTGCGGAAGCTCGCATCCCATTCCAGGCTGCTGTGGCTGACGTCGTCATGAATGCCGATGGTAAACTGATTCTTGGCTTGGTCGCGGTCCAATTCGTCGAAAACCGCCTTGACCATGGCCGGGGTGAATTCCTTGGACGACAGGCCGTAACGACCGCCGATCACCTTCGGCAACCGGGTAAAGCGCGGTGCGCCGGTCATCGCATCTTGCGCCAAGGCCGTCACCACATCCTTATATAACGGCTCGCCGTCGGCGCCAGGTTCCTTGGTCCGGTCCAACACCGCGATCGCCTTCACCGTAGCCGGTAAAGCCTCAAGCATGGCCTCGGCGACGAACGGTCGAAACAGACGCACCTTGAGCACACCGACTTTCTCGCCCCGATGGCTCAGATGCGCGACCGTCTCCTCGGCCGTTTCGGCCGCCGACCCCATCAACATGATCACTCTCTCGGCGTCTTCGGGACCGACATAATCGAATAAACGATAACGCCGGCCGGTCAAATCGGCGAACTTGTCCATGGTCTTCTGGACGATGCCCGGCATGGCCTGGTAATAGGGATTGACCGTTTCCCTGGCCTGAAAAAACACATCCGGGTTTTGCGCCGAACCGCGCAGCACCGGATGTTCCGGCGATAGGGACCGCCGTCGGTGCGCCGTCACCCACTCGTCATCGATCATCGCTCGCACGATATCACGGTCCAGCGACTCGATAGTGGCGATTTCATGGGAGGTGCGAAAGCCATCGAAGAAGTGCACGATCGGAATCCGCGCGGCCAAGGTCGAGGCCTGGGCGATCAGCGCAAAATCCATCACCTCTTGCACCGAATTGGAAGCCAAAAACGCGAATCCGGTGGCGCGCGCCGCCATCACATCGCTGTGGTCGCCGAAAATCGACAAAGCCTGGCTGGCAATCGAGCGGGCCGCGACATGAAAAACGGCCGGGCTCAGCTCCCCGGCGATTTTGTACATGTTCGGGATCATCAGCAACAATCCTTGCGAGGCGGTAAAAGTCGTCGTCAAGGCGCCGTTTTGCAAAGAGCCATGAATCGTTCCGGCGGCCCCGCCTTCGCTTTGCATCTCGATAATGCTAGGGGTCGTGTCCCAGATATTTCGGCGCTGTTCAGAAGCCCATTTATCGGCGTGCTCGCCCATCGGCGAAGCGGGTGTGATCGGATAAATCGCGATGACTTCATTGCTTAAAAACGCGGCATGGGCGGCGGCTTCATTACCGTCGATCGTGATCTTGGAATTGGGCATAACGCTATCCTTTCAGCTGGAGTCAATGTTCGACGCTTATCGTTGAGTTTAACCGAATCACATAAAATCGCAATCGATAACTCTAACGAACATCCTTGACCTACAAGTCCAATACAGACAAACCCTGAGTTCGAAACAAAAAACCAGTTCAACTGACTGATATTATTCAACTTTCTCCATTTTTTCCGGGGTTTCCCAGTCAGCTGAACTGATAAGATTGGGCAGAGCGCAAGCAATGCCTAAACTGCAGCAATTCAGTTTGAGTATTTTTGCGGTGTTTAGGGCATGGGGTGTCTGTCGAGGAGCGCCGTTCACCCAGCACCTAAATTATCCTGGAATGTAAAATATAGTCCTGTAGCCATGGAATTTAGGTGCTGGGGGCTTGACGGCAGCATCCTTGCTGCCGACATCCTCGCCAAACACACCCCATGCCCTTTTTGAACGCCAAAGTGGGAATTGCTGCCTAAACTGCCGATATTGCACCAACATCTGCCCCGCGTGCATTGAATGCTTTTAGCCGATCC
Protein-coding sequences here:
- the nifJ gene encoding pyruvate:ferredoxin (flavodoxin) oxidoreductase; this encodes MPNSKITIDGNEAAAHAAFLSNEVIAIYPITPASPMGEHADKWASEQRRNIWDTTPSIIEMQSEGGAAGTIHGSLQNGALTTTFTASQGLLLMIPNMYKIAGELSPAVFHVAARSIASQALSIFGDHSDVMAARATGFAFLASNSVQEVMDFALIAQASTLAARIPIVHFFDGFRTSHEIATIESLDRDIVRAMIDDEWVTAHRRRSLSPEHPVLRGSAQNPDVFFQARETVNPYYQAMPGIVQKTMDKFADLTGRRYRLFDYVGPEDAERVIMLMGSAAETAEETVAHLSHRGEKVGVLKVRLFRPFVAEAMLEALPATVKAIAVLDRTKEPGADGEPLYKDVVTALAQDAMTGAPRFTRLPKVIGGRYGLSSKEFTPAMVKAVFDELDRDQAKNQFTIGIHDDVSHSSLEWDASFRTDASKNAVNAVFYGLGSDGTVSANKNSIKIIGNKTQGYAQGYFVYDSRKAGAVTVSHLRFGSERIRSSYLIGDDEAGFVACHQSIFLERYPMLDKAASGATFLLNSPLPADRVWASLPRGMQAAIIDKNIAFYTIDAYAIAQSCGLGRLINTIMQSCFFALADIIPEQEAIAAIKQAVQKTYVKAGKRIVDANLMAIDEALANLHRVEVPGEVDSDFDMPSPVPDYAPEAIKRVTAELMAGRGDSVPVSEFAADGTFATGTSRWDKRNLALEIPVWEPDICTQCGKCVFVCPHSVIRSKIFTAEQVEDAPESFKHVPLLSKAFPDLQVSYQVSPEDCTGCTLCVDVCPIRDRENPERKAVNMKPQPPLREQESVNWRFFENIEEYDRTALHHNKIPEAMHLQPLFEFPSACAGCGETPYLRLATQLFGDRMVVANATGCSSIYGGNLPTTPWSKNHEGRGPAWSNSLFEDNAEFGLGMRVAIDKQRQYAAELLLTLRDEVGAELTDGILAAEQQDEAGIYEQRERVGVLKQRLQALNDDAAARLLAVADTLIKRSVWIVGGDGWGYDIGYGGLDHVLAAGRDVNILLLDTEVYSNTGGQTSKATPRGAIAKFSAAGKSTPKKDLARLAMDYEHVYVAQIAYGAKDTQTLRAFLEAESYPGTSLIIAYSPCIAHGVDLSNNLRQQDLAVRSGHWPLLRYDPRLAEQGQNPLQLDSRKPSIPYRDYAMTEARFSMLGRTHPDASERFMRQSQQDVNDRYRHYRELADKVFPSAEGHEESKS